From the genome of Epinephelus moara isolate mb chromosome 10, YSFRI_EMoa_1.0, whole genome shotgun sequence, one region includes:
- the lim2.2 gene encoding lens intrinsic membrane protein 2.2, translating to MLYTLAGGGTLCGVAALVLLIVSTATDFWMQYRYSGSSANQGLWRFCINHKCHAHTITVAFWDATRAFMLLAVLSCFAGVVLGLSAFTNGTKNRRVRTGGIALVLSGFLALLALAIYTGVTVTFFGKRFLDWRFSWSYIIGWVAIILAFAAGVFQLCAYQRTTAEPPPSNNPDS from the exons ATGCTGTATACTTTAGCAGGAGGGGGCACGCTCTGCGGTGTGGCTGCCCTTGTGCTTCTCATCGTTTCTACAGCGACAGATTTCTGGATGCAGTATCGATATTCGGGTAGCTCGGCTAATCAGGGGCTTTGGAGGTTCTGCATCAACCACAAATGCCATGCCCACACCATAACTGTAG CCTTCTGGGACGCCACGCGGGCCTTTATGTTGCTGGCGGTGCTGAGCTGCTTCGCCGGTGTGGTGCTCGGCCTGAGCGCCTTCACTAACGGCACCAAGAACAGGAGGGTCCGTACAGGCGGCATTGCCCTGGTCCTGTCAG GTTTTCTTGCTCTGCTGGCTTTGGCAATTTACACTGGAGTGACTGTTACTTTCTTTGGCAAACGCTTCCTGGACTGGCGCTTTTCCTGGTCATACATCATCGGCTGGGTGGCCATCATTTTGGCTTTTGCAGCAG GTGTGTTCCAACTCTGTGCTTACCAGCGGACCACTGCAGAACCCCCTCCTTCAAATAACCCGGACAGCTGA